The Phragmitibacter flavus genome includes the window GCCCATGTGCGTGGCTGGACGGAAATCTGGGGCGGAAACAACCGCTCGGCGCGTTCGGCCGGACTTCCCCCCGGCATCCCTTACTGGGTCAAAATCGAACGTCGCGGCAACTTGGTCACCTCCTACACCTCGCAGGATGGCGTCAGCTGGGGCCCCTGGCTCGCCGGCTACTTCGCCAATCTCCCGGCCACCATTAACATGGGCCTGTTCATCTGCAGCGGCAACAGCAACGTCACCACCGCCACCTTCGAGCACGTGGCCTACACCGGCGGCACCGGCGGCCTCGTCACGACCCCGGCCGCTCCCGCCGGGCTGCTGTCGATCGGTTCCAACAAAGCGATCACCGTGCGCTGGTTGCAGTCCTACGGGGCCACCGCCTACGACCTCCTCCGCTCCACCACTTCCGGCAGCGGCTACACCGTCATCGCCGGCAACCTCGGCACCGACAAAACCAGCTACGTGGACAAGGCGGTCGCCGCCGGCACCACCTACTACTACGTCGTCCGCGCCAAGAACTCCGTCGGCACCAGTGCCAACTCCCCGCAGTTCAGCGGCTCCCTGTGGCCGGTGCCGATGAGCAACCTCGCCCTCGGTGGCGGCACCGCCAGCGACAGCGGCAACTCGGTCGCCACCAACTCCGCCAACGCCTTCGACAACAACCCCGGCTCCCTCTGGTTCCACCAGGGTGCCACCGGATGGGTGCAGTTTGACTTCGGCGCTGGCAACGCCCAGGTCATCAAACGCTACACCGTCTCCGCCTCCCCTGTGATCATCCTCCCTCGCGACCCGAAGAACTGGCAGTTCCAAGCCTCAAACGACGGCACCACCTGGACCACCCTCGACATCCAGACGAACCAGGCCTTCCCCATCCGGATGCAGCAGAACACCTATAATCTAAGCAACACCACCGCTTATCGTTATCACCGGTTCAACGTCACCGCCAACAACGGCGACGCCGGCCTCCTGCACCTCGGTGACGTCGGTCTGTGGAGCGATGTCGGCCGCACCATCCCGGACGGTCGCTACCACATCGTCAGCCGTCTCAGCAACAAGGTCATGGACGCTGCCGCCGCCGCCAACGGCACCCCGCTCGTCCAGTGGGGCCATAACGGCTTCAACGGCCAGAAGTGGGACATCACCCACGTCGGCAACGGCCAGTATCGCGTCACCAATGCCGCCAGCGGCAAGGTGATGGACGTGGCCGGCGCCAGCAGCGCCAATGGCACCCCGTTACACCTCTGGGACTGGCTCAATGGCAACAACCAAAAATGGACCTTCACCGCCGCCGGCGACGGCTACTGGAAGCTGATCGCCGTCCACAGCGGCAAATCCGGCGACCTGACCGGTGGCAGCACGGCCAACGGTGCCAGCATCATCCAATGGCAATACAGCGGGAACGAGAACCAGCATTGGTTGGTCGCCCCGACTCCCTGACCAGCGCACCTCGTCAACGCGCAGCGATGCCTTGCCGGGTTGGATTCCTCCCAAGCGATCAAGTTTTTCTGCGTCCAGCGCTTCAACGCGCCGGCCAAACCGAGCTTGGTCTGTGGTCTGTGGTCTGTGGTCTGTGGTCTGTGGTCTGTGGTCTGTGGTCTGTGGTCTGTGGTCTGTGGTCTGTGGTCTGTGGTCTGTGGTCTGTGGTCTGTGGTCTGTGGTCTGCCACCGGACACACCAACGGTCAGAAAGGAACAGTCACACCTGTGGGCGATGGTGCCTACAAGCTTGCGAAGGCAAAAAGCGGCAAGGCGGCTGACGGCAGCGGCGGCAGCAACGCAGATGGAGTCACCGGCGATACGGCAATGGAGACCACTAGCAGTGACGGCTCTCCATTTTCTCTTTACCCGTTCACAGCCTGACGAACTGCTGGGGCGATCCGTGCGCCATGCTTGTGACGAAGCCTGGCGGCATGAATCGTCTCATGATGAGAACAACGCATCCCCTGTCGGCAAAGGCGTCCCTTGAGGGTGCATCGCAGGCTCAAGGGAAAGCATAAAGCATAAAGCATCACACAAAAATTTCGGCGACTGCATTGCCCCGGTCTCCGATGGTGAAAGGTCGTCCAGAAGGTGACATGACCACCTCATGGACTGGTAGTGCCATCGCGGCACCAATCGTTGCAATGAAATCCTGGACCGTGACGGGACTTTCGGTGGCGGCGTAGCCTTTGTCGTCGCTGGCTCCATGAACATAACCGCCCTTGACGCCGCCCCCGGCAAACACGGTGGAGAACACACGCGGATGATGATCACGACCGGAGTTTT containing:
- a CDS encoding RICIN domain-containing protein, whose product is MHKPIKNWLASLMLPMIALGLPQAQAYTHPSIPFTIEDLDTIKANLDKEPWKSGYAALAGASTSQLNWPMEGPTANVSRTPDINLTTWKNDMNAIYNLARMWYFTGNHAYAQKAHGILLAWANNHTSFSGQEMSLSVGDFAPVYIGGADILRGTWPGWTEADTTTVKNYFRNVYWPQTLGDFTTTGPANKGYLNLAAGIAIAAFLDDTEKFNRIVDIFRTTPAAGLPNTLPIGVMGETGRDAGHLYGGIFSAAFFAEVAWKQGIDLYSELDNRLLACGEYYARNTYKSDNPFVPFGTIDWNYYANNAYPYTANRGAFFLLQNAYKNRLRLPTPWIDHKMIEQGVDGGNFMYAKAADFSTATPLSPVVRPPVSPASGGLTLTTLGGQTAGRSLSYASGVWTMSGLGGGTWTDGADDCQFAYRPMTGDCAMVAKVTSATWSGNGNGKVGLMIRDNLVGTVAQRHWVGIVPNPANILMEAHVRGWTEIWGGNNRSARSAGLPPGIPYWVKIERRGNLVTSYTSQDGVSWGPWLAGYFANLPATINMGLFICSGNSNVTTATFEHVAYTGGTGGLVTTPAAPAGLLSIGSNKAITVRWLQSYGATAYDLLRSTTSGSGYTVIAGNLGTDKTSYVDKAVAAGTTYYYVVRAKNSVGTSANSPQFSGSLWPVPMSNLALGGGTASDSGNSVATNSANAFDNNPGSLWFHQGATGWVQFDFGAGNAQVIKRYTVSASPVIILPRDPKNWQFQASNDGTTWTTLDIQTNQAFPIRMQQNTYNLSNTTAYRYHRFNVTANNGDAGLLHLGDVGLWSDVGRTIPDGRYHIVSRLSNKVMDAAAAANGTPLVQWGHNGFNGQKWDITHVGNGQYRVTNAASGKVMDVAGASSANGTPLHLWDWLNGNNQKWTFTAAGDGYWKLIAVHSGKSGDLTGGSTANGASIIQWQYSGNENQHWLVAPTP